In Comamonas sp. lk, the following proteins share a genomic window:
- a CDS encoding FimV/HubP family polar landmark protein has product MQRWKLSALAAATLAFSGLTSSNAWALALGRITVQSALGEPLRAEVEIPQLTSAEADNLQASIASPAAFRSQGVEYSGIASSVRIKVQKRANGTAVLQLSSFQPVNDPFIDLVIDANWTSGNLQRSYTLLLDPPAARRPAPVVTAAAQTSAPEVAPRPRPIPPLAAERPIERAAASSLRNKRGSEENTPRKRAAETASPAAPASGEKSIKIKPGDTASRLAARYRPAGVSLDQMLVAMLRSSPQAFVNDNVNQMRSGAVIEMPDAGAAKATSPREARQILAAQSRDFNEFRRLLAGAAPAVPVEAASRTASGQVQAQVQDAKPGTAAPDKLTLSKGAVKAVAEDEKLAQQKQSADQSNRVDELKRNIAELNQIAAASKPDGVPATGAVADPAAPTTAATEGTKPAVAQDPSATAATGNAAPAGNAAATDGSAPTATPAPKPAPVAAPAPAPAEPGFIDNLLADPTIPLAGAAILAMLLGYGGYRVAQRRKAAAVTGDSTLIDSRLDSFFGSSGGQRVDTGISSQMSGHSMHYSPSQLDAGDVDPLAEADVYLAYGRDLQAEEILKEALRSTPNRLALHQKLGEIYAKRHDRLSFEATANHVYALTQGQGVEWQRLSDQGRILDPDNALYQPGGSPQPRSAASAQAFMPSQFSATEPASTQMGRVAAATAVTAAGAAGLAAAHQTRQSGYQPPHDDREGPATLPLDMDLGMDLDLPGGLADASLSSQPMPMEAHIPQPSAQDFDALEFSDSRPAAQPPVASLPTPAAPTADNSLNMDFSAMEAFTPPTAPADNSQAFAATSLDALEFDLDSFTLPQTAPAAETRAPGLTEERATEQQPLEPAKDPVANSHIMDFDLGGLSLDLGGGPASSPALTAVAAAPTAPEDPLATKLALAEEFNAIGDADGARTLIEEVIAEAHGDLKTKAQSLLSQIG; this is encoded by the coding sequence ATGCAACGCTGGAAACTCTCTGCGCTCGCCGCTGCGACCCTTGCCTTCTCAGGCTTAACTTCCTCTAACGCATGGGCACTCGCACTGGGCCGTATCACCGTACAGTCCGCCCTCGGCGAACCGCTGCGCGCCGAAGTCGAGATTCCTCAGCTGACCTCTGCCGAAGCCGACAATCTGCAGGCCAGCATTGCCTCGCCAGCTGCTTTCCGTTCCCAGGGCGTGGAGTACTCAGGCATTGCCAGCTCCGTGCGCATCAAGGTGCAAAAGCGCGCCAATGGCACGGCCGTGCTCCAGCTGAGCAGCTTCCAGCCGGTCAACGATCCTTTTATTGATCTGGTCATCGATGCCAACTGGACGTCCGGCAATCTGCAGCGCAGTTACACCCTGCTGCTGGACCCGCCCGCCGCCCGCCGCCCGGCTCCCGTCGTCACGGCAGCAGCCCAGACCTCGGCTCCTGAAGTGGCCCCTCGTCCCCGCCCCATCCCACCGCTGGCTGCAGAGCGGCCAATCGAGCGCGCCGCAGCCTCCTCTTTGCGCAACAAGCGCGGCAGCGAGGAAAATACCCCGCGCAAGCGCGCAGCGGAAACGGCTTCACCAGCTGCACCGGCTTCGGGCGAGAAGAGCATCAAGATCAAGCCAGGCGACACCGCCAGCCGACTGGCTGCCCGCTATCGTCCCGCAGGCGTTTCCCTCGATCAGATGCTGGTCGCCATGCTGCGCAGCAGTCCGCAGGCATTTGTCAACGACAACGTGAACCAGATGCGCAGCGGCGCCGTGATCGAAATGCCCGACGCAGGAGCGGCCAAGGCCACATCGCCGCGCGAAGCACGCCAGATCCTGGCGGCCCAGTCGCGCGACTTCAACGAGTTCCGCCGCCTGCTGGCAGGCGCTGCGCCAGCAGTGCCCGTGGAAGCGGCAAGCCGCACGGCGTCGGGCCAGGTCCAAGCTCAGGTGCAGGATGCCAAGCCCGGCACGGCCGCTCCCGACAAGCTCACCCTGTCCAAGGGCGCCGTCAAAGCCGTGGCCGAGGACGAGAAGCTGGCCCAGCAAAAGCAATCGGCAGACCAGTCCAACCGTGTCGATGAGCTCAAGCGCAATATCGCCGAACTGAACCAGATTGCCGCGGCAAGCAAGCCCGACGGTGTTCCTGCCACTGGAGCAGTTGCAGACCCTGCTGCGCCGACCACCGCCGCAACAGAAGGCACCAAACCGGCTGTAGCCCAGGATCCATCTGCGACTGCAGCTACCGGAAATGCAGCACCTGCCGGTAATGCAGCCGCCACTGACGGTAGCGCGCCAACGGCGACGCCTGCGCCCAAGCCTGCCCCCGTGGCGGCACCAGCTCCCGCCCCGGCCGAACCCGGTTTTATCGACAACCTGCTGGCAGACCCCACGATCCCGCTGGCAGGTGCGGCCATTCTGGCCATGCTGCTCGGTTATGGCGGCTACCGCGTGGCACAGCGCCGCAAGGCTGCAGCCGTCACGGGCGACAGCACGCTGATCGACAGCCGACTCGACTCCTTTTTTGGCAGCAGCGGCGGCCAGCGCGTGGATACCGGCATCAGCAGCCAGATGTCGGGCCATTCCATGCATTACTCACCCAGCCAGCTCGACGCCGGCGATGTGGACCCCCTGGCCGAAGCCGATGTGTACCTGGCCTACGGCCGTGATCTGCAGGCCGAGGAAATCCTCAAGGAAGCGCTGCGCAGCACTCCGAATCGCCTGGCCCTGCATCAAAAGTTGGGCGAGATCTATGCCAAGCGCCACGACCGCCTGTCTTTTGAGGCAACGGCCAACCATGTCTACGCCCTGACCCAAGGCCAGGGTGTGGAATGGCAGCGTCTGTCCGATCAAGGCCGCATCCTCGATCCCGACAACGCCCTCTACCAGCCCGGCGGCAGCCCCCAGCCCCGCTCCGCAGCCAGTGCTCAGGCGTTCATGCCCTCCCAGTTCTCGGCGACCGAACCCGCATCGACTCAGATGGGCCGCGTTGCGGCCGCCACGGCAGTGACGGCTGCGGGAGCCGCCGGCTTGGCTGCCGCCCACCAGACGCGTCAGTCCGGCTATCAGCCACCCCACGATGACCGTGAAGGCCCTGCCACCTTGCCGTTGGACATGGATCTGGGCATGGACCTGGATCTGCCCGGCGGTCTGGCCGATGCCAGTCTTTCGTCGCAGCCAATGCCTATGGAAGCCCATATTCCTCAGCCCAGCGCTCAGGACTTTGACGCTCTGGAGTTCAGCGACTCCCGGCCCGCAGCCCAGCCCCCTGTGGCAAGCCTGCCCACACCGGCCGCACCCACTGCCGACAACAGCCTGAACATGGATTTTTCGGCAATGGAGGCCTTCACGCCACCGACCGCGCCCGCCGACAACAGCCAGGCTTTTGCCGCCACCTCGCTGGACGCGCTGGAATTCGATCTGGACAGCTTCACCCTGCCACAGACCGCGCCCGCAGCAGAAACCCGCGCTCCTGGCCTGACCGAAGAGCGCGCAACCGAACAGCAGCCTCTGGAGCCAGCCAAAGACCCGGTTGCCAACAGCCATATCATGGACTTCGATCTTGGCGGTCTGAGCCTGGATTTGGGCGGTGGCCCCGCCTCCAGCCCCGCGCTGACCGCAGTGGCTGCCGCGCCGACTGCACCTGAAGACCCCTTGGCCACCAAGCTGGCCCTGGCCGAGGAATTCAATGCCATTGGCGATGCGGACGGTGCGCGTACACTGATAGAAGAAGTGATTGCCGAAGCCCACGGCGATCTCAAGACCAAGGCCCAGAGCCTGCTCTCCCAGATTGGTTGA
- the asd gene encoding aspartate-semialdehyde dehydrogenase — protein MSKQLVGLVGWRGMVGSVLMDRMQAEGDFELIEPVFFSTSNAGGKAPAMAKTHTQLKDANDIAELAKCDVIITCQGGDYTKDVFPKIRAAGWNGHWIDAASSLRMEDNAVIVLDPVNDDLIKTKLAAGGKNWIGGNCTNSILLMGLGGLFKAGLVEWVSSMTYQAASGGGANHMRELLKGMGVVHAAVADELATPASAILEIDRKVATTIREDVPTEFFGAPLAGGLIPWIDAQLDNGQSKEEWKGQAEVNKILGTEATIPVDGLCVRIGAMRCHSLALTLKLKKDLPLEEIEALIKNGNPWVKFVANERALTVKELTPAATTGGLEVAVGRVRKLNMGPEYVSAFVIGDQLLWGAAEPLRRMLRILLAA, from the coding sequence ATGAGCAAGCAACTAGTGGGTTTGGTGGGCTGGCGCGGCATGGTCGGTTCCGTGCTGATGGACCGCATGCAAGCCGAAGGCGACTTCGAGCTGATCGAGCCTGTGTTCTTCTCCACCTCCAATGCCGGCGGCAAGGCTCCGGCCATGGCCAAGACCCACACCCAGCTCAAGGATGCCAACGACATCGCCGAACTGGCAAAGTGCGACGTCATCATCACCTGCCAGGGCGGTGACTACACCAAGGACGTATTCCCCAAGATCCGCGCCGCCGGCTGGAATGGCCACTGGATTGATGCCGCATCTTCGCTGCGCATGGAAGACAACGCCGTCATCGTGCTGGACCCCGTCAACGACGACCTGATCAAGACCAAGCTGGCCGCTGGCGGCAAGAACTGGATTGGCGGCAACTGCACCAACTCCATCTTGCTGATGGGCCTGGGCGGCCTGTTCAAGGCCGGTCTGGTGGAGTGGGTCTCCTCCATGACCTACCAGGCGGCATCGGGCGGCGGCGCCAACCATATGCGCGAACTGCTCAAGGGCATGGGCGTGGTCCACGCTGCCGTGGCCGACGAGCTGGCCACGCCGGCTTCCGCGATTTTGGAAATCGACCGCAAGGTTGCCACCACCATCCGCGAAGACGTGCCCACCGAATTCTTCGGCGCCCCTCTGGCCGGCGGCCTGATCCCCTGGATCGACGCCCAGCTGGACAACGGCCAGTCCAAGGAAGAGTGGAAGGGCCAGGCCGAAGTCAACAAGATCCTCGGCACCGAAGCCACCATCCCCGTGGACGGCCTGTGCGTGCGCATCGGCGCCATGCGCTGCCACAGCCTGGCCCTGACGCTCAAGCTCAAGAAGGATCTGCCTCTCGAGGAGATCGAAGCACTGATCAAGAACGGCAACCCCTGGGTGAAGTTCGTGGCCAACGAGCGTGCTCTGACCGTCAAGGAATTGACGCCAGCCGCCACCACCGGCGGCCTGGAAGTGGCTGTGGGCCGCGTGCGCAAGCTCAATATGGGCCCAGAGTATGTGTCGGCCTTCGTGATCGGCGACCAGCTGCTGTGGGGCGCTGCCGAGCCTCTGCGCCGCATGCTACGCATTTTGCTGGCCGCCTGA
- the leuB gene encoding 3-isopropylmalate dehydrogenase: MKIAVLPGDGIGPEIIAEAVKVLNALNLDLQMETAPVGGAGYEASGHPLPPATLKLAQEADAILFGAVGDWKYDTLDRPLRPEQAILGLRKALGLFANFRPAICYKELTHASSLKPELVAGLDILIIRELTGDIYFGQPRGRRTAPDGHFPGSEEAFDTMRYSRPEIERIAHVAFQAAQKRDKRVTSVDKSNVLETFQLWKDVVTEVAKQYPDVALDHMYVDNAAMQLVKEPKRFDVVVTGNMFGDILSDEASMLTGSIGMLPSASLNDKKQGLYEPSHGSAPDIAGKGIANPLATILSAAMMLRFSLGQEAAALKIEAAVQQVLADGLRTADIYSEGTTKVSTAQMGDAVVKALASV; this comes from the coding sequence ATGAAGATCGCAGTTCTGCCCGGAGACGGCATTGGCCCAGAAATCATTGCGGAAGCCGTCAAGGTTCTGAACGCTCTGAACCTGGACCTGCAAATGGAAACCGCCCCCGTGGGCGGCGCAGGTTACGAGGCTTCTGGCCACCCTCTGCCTCCCGCCACGCTGAAGCTGGCCCAGGAAGCGGACGCCATTCTGTTCGGCGCCGTGGGCGACTGGAAGTACGACACGCTGGACCGCCCTCTGCGCCCCGAGCAAGCCATTCTGGGCCTGCGCAAGGCGCTGGGCCTGTTCGCCAACTTCCGTCCCGCCATCTGCTACAAGGAACTGACGCACGCCTCCAGCTTGAAGCCCGAGCTGGTTGCCGGCCTGGACATCCTGATCATCCGCGAGTTGACGGGCGACATCTATTTCGGCCAGCCACGCGGCCGCCGCACGGCACCGGACGGTCATTTCCCCGGTTCCGAAGAAGCTTTCGACACCATGCGCTACTCGCGCCCCGAGATCGAGCGCATTGCCCACGTGGCCTTCCAGGCCGCCCAAAAACGCGACAAGCGCGTGACCAGCGTGGACAAATCCAATGTGCTGGAAACCTTCCAGCTGTGGAAGGACGTGGTCACCGAAGTCGCCAAGCAATACCCCGATGTGGCGCTGGACCATATGTACGTGGACAACGCGGCCATGCAGCTGGTCAAGGAACCCAAGCGCTTTGACGTGGTGGTCACCGGCAATATGTTCGGCGACATCCTCTCCGACGAAGCCTCCATGCTGACCGGCTCCATCGGCATGCTGCCCTCGGCATCGCTGAACGACAAAAAGCAAGGCCTGTACGAACCCAGCCACGGCTCGGCCCCCGACATCGCCGGCAAGGGCATCGCCAATCCGTTGGCCACCATCCTGAGCGCCGCCATGATGCTGCGCTTCAGCCTGGGCCAGGAAGCGGCCGCTCTGAAGATCGAAGCTGCCGTGCAACAAGTGCTGGCCGACGGCCTGCGCACCGCCGACATCTACAGCGAAGGCACGACCAAGGTCAGCACCGCCCAGATGGGCGACGCCGTGGTCAAGGCTCTGGCCTCGGTATAA
- the leuD gene encoding 3-isopropylmalate dehydratase small subunit, protein MQKFTVHKGLVAPMDRENVDTDAIIPKQFLKSIKKTGFGVNLFDEWRYLDQPGQPGVPESDRKPNPDFVLNQPRYKGASILIARNNFGCGSSREHAPWALDQYGFRAVLAPSFADIFFNNCFKNGLLPIVLPEAVIEELFNAVHAFPGYELTIDLERQVIVRPQGEETPFDVIAFRKYCLLNGFDDIGLTLRHEDKIKAFEAERLATKPWLAHTLVQK, encoded by the coding sequence ATGCAAAAATTCACCGTGCACAAGGGCCTTGTCGCCCCCATGGACCGCGAAAACGTCGATACCGACGCCATCATCCCCAAGCAGTTCCTCAAGTCGATCAAGAAGACCGGCTTTGGCGTGAACCTGTTTGACGAATGGCGCTATCTGGACCAGCCCGGCCAGCCCGGCGTGCCCGAATCGGATCGCAAGCCCAACCCCGACTTCGTGCTCAACCAGCCGCGCTACAAAGGCGCATCCATCCTGATTGCGCGCAACAACTTCGGCTGCGGCTCCAGCCGCGAGCATGCTCCCTGGGCGCTGGATCAATACGGTTTTCGCGCCGTGCTGGCCCCCAGCTTTGCCGACATCTTCTTCAACAACTGCTTCAAGAACGGCCTGCTGCCCATCGTCTTGCCCGAAGCCGTGATCGAAGAGCTGTTCAACGCCGTCCATGCCTTCCCCGGCTACGAGCTGACCATCGATCTGGAGCGCCAGGTCATTGTTCGCCCCCAGGGCGAAGAGACTCCTTTCGACGTGATCGCTTTTCGCAAGTACTGCCTGCTCAACGGCTTTGACGATATCGGCCTCACGCTGCGCCATGAGGACAAGATCAAGGCCTTCGAAGCCGAGCGTCTGGCCACCAAGCCCTGGCTGGCACACACTCTGGTTCAGAAGTAA
- a CDS encoding entericidin A/B family lipoprotein yields the protein MKPSISILLIGLAFTLAACNTVQGFGQDVQKAGNALERAATR from the coding sequence ATGAAGCCTTCTATCTCGATCCTCCTGATTGGCTTGGCCTTCACGCTGGCGGCCTGCAACACCGTCCAGGGCTTCGGCCAGGACGTGCAAAAGGCCGGTAACGCCCTTGAGCGCGCAGCGACGCGCTGA
- the leuC gene encoding 3-isopropylmalate dehydratase large subunit yields the protein MGRTLYDKIFDEHVIHTEEDGTSILYIDRHLVHEVTSPQAFEGLRVAGRKLWRISSVVATADHNTPTTGWERGYDGIDDPISKEQIVTLNSNIAEFGSAAFFPFMDKGQGIVHVMGPEQGATLPGMTVVCGDSHTSTHGAFGALAHGIGTSEVEHVMATQTLLAKKAKNMQVLVNGKVAPGVTAKDIVLAVIGKIGTAGGTGYTIEFAGEAFRDLSIEGRMTVCNMAIEAGARAGLVAVDEKTINYVKGRPLAPTGAEWDAAVAYWKTLHSDADAKFDRVVELNGADIVPQVTWGTSPEMVLGIDACVPDPDKEKDSNKRGAIERALTYMALEPGKPLNDIFVDKVFIGSCTNSRIEDMREAAAVVKKLGQKVARNIKLAMVVPGSGLVKEQAEREGLDVIFKAAGFEWREPGCSMCLAMNADRLEPGERCASTSNRNFEGRQGAGGRTHLVSPAMAAAAAIHGHFVDIRKFA from the coding sequence ATGGGACGCACCCTCTACGACAAGATTTTTGACGAGCACGTCATCCATACTGAAGAAGACGGCACCTCCATCCTCTACATCGACCGGCATCTGGTCCATGAAGTGACCAGTCCCCAGGCCTTTGAAGGCCTGCGCGTGGCCGGCCGCAAGCTGTGGCGCATCAGCTCCGTGGTGGCCACTGCCGACCACAACACGCCCACCACCGGCTGGGAGCGTGGCTATGACGGTATCGACGACCCGATCAGCAAAGAGCAGATCGTCACGCTCAACAGCAATATTGCCGAGTTTGGCTCGGCCGCCTTCTTCCCCTTCATGGACAAGGGCCAGGGCATTGTTCACGTCATGGGCCCCGAGCAAGGCGCAACCCTGCCCGGCATGACCGTGGTCTGCGGCGACAGCCACACCTCCACCCACGGTGCTTTCGGCGCGCTGGCCCACGGCATAGGCACATCGGAAGTCGAGCACGTGATGGCCACGCAGACGCTGCTGGCCAAGAAGGCCAAGAACATGCAGGTGCTGGTCAACGGCAAGGTTGCCCCCGGCGTGACCGCCAAGGACATCGTGCTGGCCGTAATCGGCAAGATCGGCACGGCCGGCGGCACGGGCTACACCATCGAGTTCGCGGGCGAAGCCTTCCGCGACCTGTCCATCGAAGGCCGCATGACCGTCTGCAACATGGCCATCGAAGCCGGTGCGCGCGCCGGCCTGGTGGCCGTTGACGAAAAGACCATCAACTACGTCAAGGGCCGCCCCCTGGCCCCCACGGGTGCCGAGTGGGATGCCGCCGTCGCCTACTGGAAGACGCTGCACTCCGACGCCGATGCGAAATTCGACCGCGTGGTGGAATTGAACGGCGCCGACATCGTGCCTCAGGTCACCTGGGGCACCTCGCCCGAGATGGTGCTGGGCATCGACGCCTGCGTGCCCGATCCCGACAAGGAAAAGGACAGCAACAAGCGCGGCGCCATCGAGCGCGCCCTGACCTATATGGCGCTGGAGCCCGGCAAGCCTTTGAACGACATCTTTGTGGACAAGGTCTTCATCGGTTCCTGCACCAACAGCCGCATCGAAGACATGCGCGAAGCCGCTGCCGTGGTCAAGAAACTGGGCCAGAAAGTGGCACGCAACATCAAGCTGGCCATGGTGGTGCCCGGCTCTGGCCTGGTCAAGGAGCAGGCCGAGCGCGAAGGCCTGGACGTGATCTTCAAGGCCGCCGGCTTTGAATGGCGCGAACCCGGTTGCAGCATGTGCCTGGCCATGAATGCCGACCGTCTGGAGCCCGGCGAGCGCTGCGCCTCCACCAGCAACCGCAACTTCGAAGGCCGACAAGGCGCCGGTGGCCGCACCCATCTGGTCAGCCCGGCCATGGCTGCTGCAGCCGCCATCCACGGCCACTTTGTCGATATCCGCAAGTTCGCCTAA